ACAGGCGAAAAAGATTGAAATGGAATTTTACCTGCCTCTGTCCAGACTCAAAGCCAACGAACTGAACCAGTTGCTGCAACAATACGATCCGCTGGCTACAAAGGCTGCTCCTCTTGGCTTCTCAACCCTGCAGGGCATGTTAAAAGGTTTCATCGATCTGGTGTTTGAATACGAAGGACGCTGGTACGTTCTCGATTACAAATCCAACTGGCTGGGAGAACAGTACAGCGATTACAGTCGGGCCCGGATGGAACAGATGATGATCGAACATCGCTACGACCTTCAATACCAGCTCTACAGTCTGGCTCTGCACCGGTTGTTGAAAACCCGACTGCCCGGCTACGACTATGAACACCATTTCGGTGGTGTCATCTATCTGTTCCTGAGAGGCGTGCAGAGCAATGACAGTGACCAACACGGTATTTACGACACACGTCCAAAGAAAGCTCTGATAGAAGCAATGGATAAACTGTTTGCCGGTGAAACGGATGGAGGAAGCCACTGATGACTGTTCAACCATCCCCGGTATTACAAGCTCCGGTACTCCAAACTCTGGAATCATTAAAAACCGCCGGTGCCATTCGTCCGCTGGATTATCAGTTTGCTCGTTTTCTGCAGGAAATGGGTGGAGAACCGCTGACGGTTCTTGCGGGGGCGCTGGTCAGCCATGAACTGGCCAGTGGTAATGTCTGCCTGCCATTAAAAGACATAAACACACGTTCATTGTTCAGTGTTGAGTCAGAATCACTGCAGGCTCTGGAGCACTTGATAACATCGAGTAACTGGCAGGACGAGCTATCAGCCTCACGACTGGTTTCCGACGGCTCTGAAAACAGCCCGCCAGCGCCACTGGTGTTGAACAGAAACCGTCTGTACCTCTATCGCTACTGGCAGTACGAACACCTTGTATCAGAACACCTGCGCAATAAAGGCGCCCGAACAGCAGATTCAGCAACGGTTAAAACCATACTGGATCGACTGTTTCAGAGAGATTACACACTACTGTTCAAGCAACTTCAGGCAGCTACCGACCTGCAGGCAACGGTTATTAAATGGCTGGACATTGTCAAACCGGATTCACTGGACTGGCAAACCATCCAGCAAACGATTGGCAATGCCCGTTCTGGAAATGACCTTGCGCCTTTGGATCAGCTGATTCCAGATCACACCTGTCTGAACTGGCAGAAAGTCGCCGCAGCTCTGGCAGCTACCCAGTCTTTCAGTGTGATCAGTGGCGGACCAGGCACCGGTAAAACGACAACCGTCACACGGTTGCTGGCTATGCTGGTTGAACTGGAACAACTAAGCTCTGGCAAAGCTCCGGTTATACGACTGGTTGCCCCAACAGGCAAAGCCGCTGCCCGTCTTACCGAATCTATCGGTGGAGCACTGGAACAGCTGAATTGCAGTGAAGCCGTTCGTAACAATATACCCGGTGAAGCGGGCACACTTCACCGACTGTTGGGTGTTATTCCTAACAGTACCGAGTTCCGGCACCATCAGGATAATCCGCTGCATCTGGATATTCTTGTGGTCGATGAAGCGTCCATGGTTGACCTGCCGATGATGACCCGACTATTGAGCGCGCTGCCTGATGATGCCCGAATCATTTTGTTGGGCGACCGGGACCAGCTCGCCTCTGTTGATGCAGGCAGTGTGCTGGGTGATATCTGTGCAGCAGCGGGTAACACTTATTCAGAGACTCAACAGAAACGTCTGCAACAGCTAACAGGCTATGACCTGAGCACTGAACGACCACCGACCAATGCCAGTATTCACGACTGTTTTTGTCTGTTGCAAAAAAGCTACCGGTTTGATGCCTCTTCCGGAATTGGTCAGCTGGCAGCCTCTGTCAACGCTGGCCAGATCAGAGAGACCAAAGCAGTTTGGGAGGCTGGCTTCAGCGATATTCGCCGTCATCTTCTGAACGACAGTGGCTATCAAACGATGCTGCAACTCTGCGTCGATCAGTATCGCCCGTACCTGCAGGCAATCAAAAATGACCAATCTGCCAGAGAGATACTGTCGGTCTTTAACCGCTTCCGTCTGTTATGCGCCCTGCGTGAAGGAGCCTGCGGAGTAGAAGGTTTAAATCTTGAAATCCGCAACGCCCTTGCCCGTCACCGCTTGATTGAGCGGGAGACATTGTGGTACCCGGGCAGGCCGGTTCTCATCACTCGTAACGATCATGGTCTGGGGCTGTACAATGGCGACATTGGCATCACACTTGCCGATGAAGACGACCGCTTGCGGGTTGCCTTCCAACTGCCCGATGGTTCGCTGAAATCTCTGTTACCCAGTCGTCTGCCTGAACACGAAACCGTGTTTGCCATGACGATTCACAAAAGCCAAGGCTCTGAGTTTGCCCATACCGCCATGGTTCTGCCCGACAAAATCAATCCGGTTCTGACCCGGGAACTGGTTTACACCGGTATTACCCGCGCCAGGCAGGAACTGGATATTTTTACAACAGAAGTCGTATTCAACCAGTCCGTCAGCAGGCCGACCCAACGGTCATCCGGCCTTAAAGAGCGGCTGCTGGCATAAAGAAACTCAGTCGATTGGATATCACTGTCACCTTAAGCGTTATCGTGGCAGTGATTGGTTGCTTCTGTCTTTTTTACAGCTATCACCTTATCAACGTCTTTAGTCGTATAATTTCCCAAACAGGTGATAGATATGAAAACCTGAGTTTTCTCCCTTTTTCCTCGCTCTGGAAATATTTTGTCAAAAATATTGAATTGACTAAAAATAAGAAAAAAGTTTTATTAACTTATCGGTTGTCCAAGGTGTTTTTCAATTATTTTTTATGAAAAATAGACGTAAAAAGCTATCAATTTGTTACAAAAAAATATTATTAGAAATAATTTATGTCATTAATAATTTTCAATGCTGTGGACACTTTTTCTTCAGTAGTACTAGTGAAAACCACTGATAACAAGGGGTTTGCTGCAGATTTAATTTACTCGTGCAAACTTTTTTCAGATATAAGCTAGTCATTTTAGTTATATTACTCTGCAACCCTTGGTATTAATGATCAATTTTTACCTTCATGCCAACTCTTACGACTTGAGGCGTATATTTAACGGGACGAGCTGCTTATCTCTCATCTTTAATGGCCTATATTATGCTGAATTTAAAGCGTGAAAAAAGTATCAGAAAAGGACGTTCTTTTCTGAATGCAGGTTTTCTTTCTTCTATTATCTGCATGTTGCCAAATGGGCAAGCACTGGCAGAGGGTTCCAGCATCTGCAAAAGCCTTATGGATAAAAATGCACTAGCGACTTGTAAAAAGATGCTGAAGTTATATCCGGGCGTCTATTCCAGTGCTACCCACCTGGTCGCTGGTTCTTCGCTGCCAACCGTCACCCATTCAGATAATGGTAAAATGTTTATCATTTCCGGCGATCAGTCTTTGCCCGGTTCGATTGTGGTTGATGGTGCATCCAATATTGCTTTTGTCGGAGTTACAAATACCGGAGGTGCAGGTCCACTATTAACTATTGCTGACAGTGCTTCCAATACACTTGATTATTTCATTCATACAAAGAACGGGAACAATCTGTTGTTTAAAAACTTCAGAATGGATGGGAGTCGCAATCCCCCAAACTATGACCTTAGGGATTATCTACATATTCAGGGAGGGAGTAATATTACTTTTGATCAGGTAAAAGTACAGGAGCATGCCTCAATTGGCAGCCAGTATATAGACGCCACCAATGTTGGGGGCAAATTGTCGTTTAAAGGTTGTGTGTTTGACCACGGTAGTTCCAATGAGTTTCTGACATATGAGGCGTTCAAACTCGAAAATTGTGATAATTTTGAATTTATTGATACTGATTTCAACAATATTGATTTCAGTCATGAAATGTTCAAACTGAACAATCCCAGAGTATTTACCTTCAGCAACACAAGTCTGACAGCAAATACAAATATCGCCCTCGGATACAACTACACCGGTCTGCGTATTAACTTTTTATTCCCTGTTGATAATGTGGCCGGTCGGTTTGAAGGAGTATCTTTACGCAGGGGTTCTGACAGCTGGCCAACAAACTGGCCAGAAATTATTATCACCGGTTCATCCGGAACCAATGGCAACATAATTGTACAGGGATCATCGTTTCAGGCTTCAGATATCGACAAACGCGGATTATCTTCCCTTAATGCCATTGATGTTGCATCATCATCCAGCGTACATATCAGTCCTTCGACGACAGGTGCTATCGTTGCCATTTCACCTTCCCTTCCTGCTGGAACCGGTGAGCTGGTGCTCTCAACCCGTGGAACAATTACCAGCAAACCGCAGTCGTCCATCCCATATTTAACCGTAGCCCCCGTAGCCGGTTCTGATCAAGTATTATCGTCTGATCATATCAGCATGACTTCGCCAGTTATGAAAGTGACATCGACAACTACCGAGTCATCTTCCTCGCTCAGTATTCGGTTCGGGGTGACCAGTACTTCTGCATTGCCAACCCTGTTGACGGCTAATTCAATCTCGAATAACAGATCAGCTTCTGAATTCGGGTATTCAGGTTCAGGTTCAGGTTCAGGTACTGACTCGACTGTTGGTACAGTGTTAGGCTCTGTTACTGCACTAGCTCTTACAGAACTGGTTACCTTAGGGGTGTCAGGTTATATATGCTCTCTTCGCTCCCCGATAGCATGCAAAGTATTTAAGTATGCATCCTTTAAATTAGGCACCAAGTTGAATTTCTATCGGACTGCAATGGGAACGGGTCCCAATTACCGTTATTTCGACAATGAGGATTTTATGTTGAATCACATGCCTAACTTAAATAACAAAATCTATTCTCCGCCTGAAGAGCC
Above is a window of Endozoicomonas montiporae CL-33 DNA encoding:
- the recD gene encoding exodeoxyribonuclease V subunit alpha, with amino-acid sequence MTVQPSPVLQAPVLQTLESLKTAGAIRPLDYQFARFLQEMGGEPLTVLAGALVSHELASGNVCLPLKDINTRSLFSVESESLQALEHLITSSNWQDELSASRLVSDGSENSPPAPLVLNRNRLYLYRYWQYEHLVSEHLRNKGARTADSATVKTILDRLFQRDYTLLFKQLQAATDLQATVIKWLDIVKPDSLDWQTIQQTIGNARSGNDLAPLDQLIPDHTCLNWQKVAAALAATQSFSVISGGPGTGKTTTVTRLLAMLVELEQLSSGKAPVIRLVAPTGKAAARLTESIGGALEQLNCSEAVRNNIPGEAGTLHRLLGVIPNSTEFRHHQDNPLHLDILVVDEASMVDLPMMTRLLSALPDDARIILLGDRDQLASVDAGSVLGDICAAAGNTYSETQQKRLQQLTGYDLSTERPPTNASIHDCFCLLQKSYRFDASSGIGQLAASVNAGQIRETKAVWEAGFSDIRRHLLNDSGYQTMLQLCVDQYRPYLQAIKNDQSAREILSVFNRFRLLCALREGACGVEGLNLEIRNALARHRLIERETLWYPGRPVLITRNDHGLGLYNGDIGITLADEDDRLRVAFQLPDGSLKSLLPSRLPEHETVFAMTIHKSQGSEFAHTAMVLPDKINPVLTRELVYTGITRARQELDIFTTEVVFNQSVSRPTQRSSGLKERLLA